AGGGTTGGTTCTGACTTTTGCCCTCTTGGGGGCATCTTCCTCAGCAAGCGTCGGCAtattcttacactctttccataaGAGCTAATTGAAGATCTACCACTTCGGCATGCCTCTCtttgcctcttttattttttgttttttttctgttttattaaatgtATGAATCTGGTAGATCACTAGCACCAACACTTtgactttttcattttctatatccattaattaaataatacaggtaaaaagaaataaagtaattcaaACTCACATAATTCTAGGCTACCAAAATGagccttctggcctgcaggccacATACTGAGTTCTTAACTGAATAGCAACATCTGCCTCCCATGGCCCAGCAGACCAAGGCAGCCCCCGTACAGCAGAGCATCATTGGGGCTCTTAGGTTGGGGAAAGGTGGATGGTGATTTTGAAGCTGTTGAAAACAAGAATGTAGAGCGTTTATAGGTTTCTCTGTCTTACTGAGAACATGTTGGAACTTGATGTGGAATCTGTTCTGTAAACCTGGTCAGATGGAGTAGTCAGTAGAAAGTACAGCAGGACCTAAAGTGAGATCTGCATGCCTATGCCATGGACCCCACCCACACAGTCTTCCTTTTGATAAAGCTATGAAGCCTTCTTTTCTCAATGGAGCACAGCCACCCCCCAGATGTGAACTTTCCACCTGTATTTCAGCCTGCATAGTACAACTGTGAGCCAATGTGAAAGCTTATTGGGGCTAGGCAGGGCTTACCTGAGGCAAGAACAGGAAATGTGTCCCTTAGCCACCAGAAGGGAACAGTTGTGCTGATGATGTGTCCAGCTTGAGTGAAGCTGGACCCTTCAGTGCCATATGCTGCATATCCAGTGAGAGTCTGAGACCCATGAACAAGCCTTATTGTTTTGACGACTTGTGGTCAGCTGCTTTTCCTTATTGTCATCATGTTTGtgaagtgtatgtatgtgtttattttcgCCAACAGCTGGAGCAGAGCCAGAAAGAGGCCTCGGATCTTCTAGAGCAGAACCGGCTTTTGCAGGACCAGTTAAGGGTGGCCCTGGGCAGAGAGCAGAGTGCCCGGGAGGGCTATGTGCTGCAGGTAGGGTGGGCAGCTGCCCAGTCAGCAGTGCACCCAGGGGCTTCAGTGTGAAAGGTCTGCTCCAGCCCACAGGCTAGGAATGTGCAAAGGTGGTCCTGATGCTGTGATAGTCTGCACATTTTCCTTGCTGCTAGGACATTCATTTTGGAAAAGGTGTCCCAAATCTCTACAGCTAAGGATTATCTTTTGGTCATGAAATCATTTTGGTGTTCTCTCCTTTGGGCATTCTAGACACTGTGCTTTTGTGAAAACCGTGTATCTGTATGTCATTTCTCATTGTGTTCACAATAGTGATATTGGGCCCATTGTACATATACTGAAAAAACTGGTCAAGACAGCAAGCCAAGTGCCTTCTTAGGACCAACAGCAAGTTAGTGGCAAAGCTAGGACTGCACCATACCCACCTACCCATTCCTATTCAGCCAGCCTAAGTGTCTGGAGGACATATGACCACTTAGCCAGCCTAACCCAACCCAGAAGGAGGGAAAAGTGGTAGCAGCTAGGTGCTGAGCTGACAGCCCAAGACCAGTGTCCTTCTCAAGGCGTCTTCCCAGAATCTTGCTGCATTCAGATCACTAACATCCCCTTGGTGTGGATATGTCAAAAAACAGTCTCACGGTAGCTGGGTGTGAGGACAGGTGGCGTGTGTTATCCTATAACTGGCTTCCTAGCATCAGTGCCAGCTCTGGGACGTGAAGGAGACGTACTCTTGCCCTGGGCACCGTCATGCTGATGGGAGAATCAACAAGGAAGTGTTAGGGATAGTGGAATGGGGTGGCGGAATTGAATTGAAGCTCCCAGAACGGGCCAAAGAGAAGATGGCGGTTTTAGATTGGTGTCAGGGTTCTCTGTTCTAGTCTTGACTCTGCCACTGACCCCAGAAGCACACCCCACCCTACAGCAGCAGCCTCTCACCTGTGTCATTAGGAACTAGTGGTCTCCAGAAGGCCTTCAGCTCTCAGAGACCCAGAGTCTCTGCCCAGACCCTTCTACACTGACCTCCTCAGTCCTCGTCACCAAGTCGCCAGTGGACCTGGAGTCCTTCACTCACCTCAACCAGAGCCTGCCTTACCTTCGTGCCTACCCCTCACACTGCTGCACGTTTCCCTGGTTTACCCCTGTTCCCTGCCCCACATTACTGCACCCTCTTCCCTTCCAGCAGACTCACTGCTGGCTGCTTCTGACCTTCTTGCTTGGAACTGGCCATGGCAGGCCTCTCCCTTTCACACAGCCTACTCAGAAAGCCGTAGGTTATTCATTCAGGCCATCCCTAATTTaagggtcattttcttttctttcttttttggtttttcgagacggtttctctgtgttgctttggagcctgtcctggatctcgctctgtagaccaggctgaccttgaactcacaaagatccgactgcctctgcctcccaagtgctgagattgaaggtgtgtgccaccaccacccggctaagggTCATTTTCTTAAGTCTTTGTTAGGTTCACCATATAATTCTTGACTTCAGACGTGGTGGTCAAGACACTGCCAAGGAGCTTTGCACATTGCTAACTTGTGTGTCTAACATGGACTGTCATGTGCATCTACACTGAAGGCCCTGTTGGTCAGCAACTGGGCCAGCTTCCCGCTGGCTCTAGTACTGATTACCCCTGAGCTTTGGAAATACGTAGTCAAAAGTGAGAAGGGTCAAGTGGCCTTCTGGGGCACTGAGGGTTAGGAGATGCAAGCTCGGGTAGGGTGCTGTGCTCACTGCTGGGAGGGGCCTGCATGCTTTGGATGGTGAACGTGGTGTGGAACTGGAACTTACTGAGTGTCACATCTGTGGCTTCCCCACCAGCAGACTGAGGGAGCCTGGGCAGGCAGATTCTAAGTGGGGCTGTCCTGACTCACCGTGCTGTCCCTGCTTCATATGAGCCCTGTCTCTTCTGTGTCTCGGTTTGGgaactttgtgttttattttgggttttgcaTGTGTCACTCTTATTTTGAGCTTTACGGAGGTTTGTTTTGTTACCACGTTTTGCTTCATGATCTGCATTCCCCTTGTTCTGTCTTCTTGCAGGTAGAGATTAGTTTTCTCCTCATGGTGGAGGCCTGACTACGCTTTCTAAAGGAAATGTTCAATGTTACCTTGCTGACATCTCTCAAGTAGTTacctgccttccttctctccctgtcaCGGAAGGAAGTGATGTCACTTCCTTGTGCCTTATACCCTGTGCTGCTTTAAACATGTGGTCTAGAACCGCATACTTTGTTTTGCCAAACAAATGCGGTGTCCTTTGTCCTTCAGTCTCCGTTATACTTTTCAGTGTGTTCCATTATTCagctttatttgatttatttcttctaGATGCTGTTCAGTTAGAGctgttttttgatgttttttccCATGTGTTCTGTTTATGTGGAAGCAGCTATACttaccaaaaacaaaccaaaacaaacaaaacccacattaatttgattttttttttctttaaacgaagaaaaaaaaagttgtacaaAGGATTAAAGCCAAACCCACCAAGGAGCTTTTCTATGATTGATCCTGGCCAGAGGTGTGACACTCAGAACAGGGTGGCCTGAGTGTTACTAACCAGTATTTAATCGGTTTTTTTAAGACTGAAGTGGCCACCTCCCCATCGGGTGCCTGGCAGAGGCTCCATAGAGTCAACCAAGACCTACAAAGTGAGCTGGAAGCTCAGTGCCGGCGGCAAGAGCTCATCACGCAGCAGATTCAGACCCTGAAACATAGCTATGGGGAGGCAAAGGATGCAATCCGGCACCATGAGGCTGAGATTCAGACTCTGCAAGCAAGACTTGGTAACGCAGCTGCAGAGCTGGCTCTTAAAGAGCAGGCTTTAGCCAAGCTCAAGGGTGAGCTGAAGCTAGAGCAGGGCAAAGTTCGTGAGCAGCTGGAGGATTGGCAGCACAGCAAGGCCGTGCTGAGTGGCCAGCTGAGGGCCAGTGAGCAGAAACTCAAAAGTACAGAAGCCTTGCTGCTGGAGAAGACCCAGGAACTGAGGGACCTAGAAACACAGCAGGCATTGCATCGGGACCGACAGAAGGAGGTGCAGAGGCTGCAGGAATGCATTGCTGAGCTCAGCCAGCAGCTAGGTACCAGTGAGCAGGCCCAGCAGCTGATGGAGAAGAAGTTGAAGAGGAACTATACATTGTTGCTAGAGAGCTGTGAGCAGGAGAAGCAGGCACTGTTGCAGAACCTGAAGGAGGTAGAGGACAAGGCCAGTGCCTGTGAGGACCAGCTACAAGGCCATGTGCAGCAGGTGGAGGCCctccagaaagagaaactgagtgaATCATGCAAAGGCAGTGAGCAGGTGCACCTGCTAGAGGAAGAACTGGAAGCCCGGGAGGCTAGCATCCGCCAGTTAGCCCAGCATGTCCAGAGCCTCCACGATGAACGGGATCTCATCAAGCAGCAGTTTCAAGAGCTCATGGAGCGTGTGGCCACATCTGATGGGGACGTAGCTGAGCTCCAAGAGAAGCTGAGGGGAAGAGAAGCTGACTACCAGAACCTAGAGCACTCACACCACAGAGTCTCTGTCCAGCTGCAGAGTGTGCGCACTCTgctgagagaaaaggaagaggagctaAAGCACATTAAGGAAGCACATGAGCGAGTTCTAGAAAAGAAAGACCAAGACCTCAATGAGGCTTTGGTTAAAATGATTGCCTTGGGCAGCAGCTTAGAGGAAACAGAAATTAAGTTGCAGGAAAAGGAAGAGTGTCTAAGGAGATTTGTAAGTGATTCTCCAAAGGATGCCAAAGAGTCTCAGAGTACAGCAGAGCAAACAGAGGAGGACAGTGGCATTTTTCCCCTAGGTTCAGTCACCAGAGTATTTCCAGGCTTTCCCCACTCACAGCCAGAGGATGAAGACCCAGGTGCTGGCCTAGGGGAGGAGTGTAGTAGTGGTAGCCCCAGCAGAGAGGAGAACATGGTACCCCCAAAGTCTGTGGATGTGCCTGACAGGGAGGGGCATCTGCAAAGCACCTCTAAGTCTGACCAGGGAGCACCTGTAAAAAGGCCAAGAATCCGGTTCTCCACGATCCAGTGCCAAAGATACATACACCCGGAGGGGTGTGCAAAGGCCTGGACCAGCAGCACGTCATCAGACACCAGCCAGGACCAGTCACCCTCAGAAGACAGTGTGTCCTCAGAAGCTACCCCTAGCACACTCCCTGCAGCGGCAGATGCTGAAACATACATCTCTATAATCCACTCCCTGGAGACAAAGCTCTTTGTCACAGAGGAGAAGCTCAAAGACGTGACCGTGAGACTGGAGAGCCAGCAGGGCCAGAGTCAGGAAGCATTGCTGACATTGCACCAGCAGTGGGCTGGCACTGAGGCCCAGCTGCGGGAGCAACTCCGTGCCAGCCTGCTGCAGGCTAGTGCACTGGCCTCTCAGCTAGagcaggagagacaggagaaggcCACAAACATTGAACATCACCCTGGGGAGCTGGAAGACTTCCAAGCCAAAAATAGCCAAGCCCTATCATGCTTAGAAAACTGCTGGAAAAAGCTGAGGTCTCTGCCATTTGCTGACCAGGAGGAGGGACAGGATGCATGTGCAGCCTCCCTGGCTAACATAGAGAGTATGCTTGTGAGTGCTATAAAGGCCCTTCAGCCGTGGGCATCCCCAGCAGACAGCAGGACACAGACTGAACAAGAGAAGGGGCACTCCATGGAAAGTAGCCTGGCAACCCCTGTGCAGCAGCCCTGCCAGCCCATATTGAATGAGCAGGAACATAGGAAGTTGCTTTCTGCTCAGATAGTCCTGGAGGCCTCACTTATCAACCAAATAGCTGACTCTCTGAAGAATACCACTTCAGATGTGTATGGCGTTCTCTGTGAGCTTACTCAGTCAGGGGAGTGGCCACTGAAGGAAGAAAGTGCTGCCCTCTCTGCCGGGGCTCCGGTGGAGATCTGGGCCAAGAAGGTGCTGGTGAATGGTGAGTTCTGGAGCCAGGTCGAATCCCTGAGCAAGCGCCTAGGGACACTGGGAGAAGCAGCAGCCTGCACATCTGGAGACAGGCAGCAGCATATTCCCCAGAGTCTGGCTGATGCCACGTGGATTCGTGCAGAGCTCAGCTACGCCACACAGTCATTAAGAGAATTGTTCTACCACAGGCTACAGAGCATACAGGAGACCCTACAGGGAACCCAAGCAGCCCTGCAGCAGCACAAGTGCATGCTGGGAGAGATCTTGAGAGCCTACCAAACCCCAGACTTTGAAAGAGTAATACAGCAGATCTTAGAAACTCTCAGGCATTCAACTGGCAGGGAGGACCAGGTACAGACATCCTGGGACCAGAGCCCCTTAGGAGAGGTACTGAGGCCAGGCACAGATGGCTCCCAAGAGCCTTTGCAGGCTTTCCATCAGAGCCCTGAAGTCCTTGCTGCCATTCAGgatgagctggctcagcagctaagggaAAAGGCTAGCATCCTTGAGGAGATTTCAGCTGCCTTACCAGGCCTGCCTCCCACAGAGCGACTTGGGGGTTGCCAGAGGCTTCTGCAGATGTCCCAGCATCTCTCATATGATGCTTGTCTAGAGGGCCTTGGTCAGTATTCTTCATTACTGGTTCAAGATGCAATTATTCAGGCTCAAGTGTGCTATGCAGCATGCAGAATTCGACTGGAGTATGAAAAGGAACTGCGATTTTATAAGAAGGCCTGTCAGGAGGCCACGGGGGGCTCTTGCCAGAAGCGTGCACAAGCGGTTGGGGCCCTGAAGGAGGAGTATGAAGAACTTCTCCACAAGCAGAAGAGTGAGTACCAGAAGGTGATCACCCTCATTGAGAAGGAAAACACTGAGCTCAAGGCCAAGGTGAGCCAGATGGACCATCAGCAGAGATGTCTACAAGAAGCAGAAAGTAAACATAGTGAAAGCATGTTTGCCCTGCAGGGCAGGTATGAGGAGGAGATCAGGTGCATGGTGGAGCAGCTGAGCCACACCGAGAATACACTGCAGGCTGAGCGTAGCCGGGTTCTCAGCCAGCTAGACGCTTCCGTCAAAGACAGACAGGCCATGGAACAGCAGCATGTGCAGCAAATGAAGATGCTGGAGGACAGGTTCCAGCTGAAGGTCCGGGAGCTGCAGGCTGTCCATCAGGAGGAGCTGAGGGCCTTGCAGGAACACTATATATGGAGCCTGCGGGGAGCCCTCAGCCTCTGCCAACCCTCACACCCAGATTCCCCACTGGCCCCGAGGCCATCTGAGCCCAGAGCTGTGCCAACAGCCAAGGATGAGGCCGAATCCATGACAGGGCTGCGAGAACGTATCCAGGAGCTGGAGGCCCAAATGGATGTCATGCGAGAGGAGCTGGGCCACAAAGAACTGGAGGGTGATGTGGCCACCCTGCGGGAGAAGTACCAGCGGGACTTTGAGAGCCTCAAGGTCTTTAGCACCGTTTATTTTTCAGAGATAATTCTCTTTGGTGATGCAAGAAAGGGGCATTGTGGGCAGCTAAGGTCTTAGAGTGGGGGTAGGAGGTAGTTCTTAACTCTCAACTGCTGTACAGGCATAAGTGAGTAACATTCTCCAGGCCATCTACTCACAACCCAGAGGGGAAGCCAGCAAGGAAAGCAGCATCCCTGTGGGAAAATAGAATAGGGTCTTCCTTGCCTGGCCACGCCTCCAGGGCACTCTCCATACCCTTCACCTTCTTACCCTCATAGAATCCCTTCTGGCTTCAAAGTTGAAGCATTAGTCCAAGGATTGTCTCACATCTCTGAAGGGCAGTCACCACCTGACTCTTCTCAGAGAGCAAGGTTGGGACTTTAGAACGCAGGAATATTTGCAAAGCAGTAAGCGTTCTTCCCTAGCCTACCTTCCCAAGGAAGAGTTGGCAGTGGTCGGGCACTGTGTCTGAGTAGGGCTTTCTCACACTCTTGTCTCCCAGGCTACCTGTCATGCTTCTGTGGCTGCCCCTATTTTATCTTAGACGACACTGTATGTGGCTGCCTGGGCATATTCGTGGAGGGTCCTAACCATCTCTTAGATTCCAGAAGTGGCCTGGTAGCTGGATCTTCATCTTCTTCCCCAAGGTGTAGGCTCCCAGGGTACCTGCACCGGCTCTTGTTGCAGGCCAGCGTTCCTGCCATAGTGCCACGGCTGCAGCATAGCAGGGTGTCTGTAACTGTTTCCCAGCACCCTTTTCCTCCATCCTCCGTTCAGGCTGGTGCTTTGCCTTTGCCTCTGGGTGGACTCATAGCTACTGACCAAATGCACAGGAGAGCTTGACGAGGCACCTGAGGCATTGGTGCTCACCATTCTTTTCCTGGTTTCATCCAGACCTTTAAAACCATTAAGCATTGTGagaaattttcaaaatgtgtatTCAGTGATCCTACAGGGAGACTGGACCACCATTGCCTGCTCCTCTTTGCATctcagccatctccacagcctagGATAGAGGGGTCCAGGCCTGGCAACATCATAGTCAGTTATCAGGATGTCAGAATGGTTATGCTGGGCTCGGGTTACCTAGTGGGAAAACGCCTTAGAAACAAAAGATAACAGGTTAGGAGAAAGCATCGGGCTTGAGCGTTTGTATGTGCCCAAGAACTTCAAGCCCTCTATGGAACTTGTGGCACACATGCAATGTGTTTGACCAGACTGTCTAAAGAGAGCCCAGCTGGGAACAGTTTctctctgtggatctctgcccAGATAAGGGAGCCTGGACTGTTGCTACTGCCTCACCACCACTAGCCATGAGCCTGCATCTTAGTCAGTAAGGAACTTGTTTGATTCTAgggatgatttaaaaattaaaatttgtgctgggtgggtggtggtgtattgcctttaatctcagcactcaggagacagaggcaggcggatctctgtgagttcgaggccagcctggtctacagagcaagatccaggacaggcaccaaaactacacagagaaccctgtctcgaaaaaccaaataaatgaatgaatgaataagtaaataaataaattaattaaaaattggaGCTGGGGAGTGACTCAATGTTTAAAGTGCTTGCCAGCAAGTATGAAAACAGGAGTTTAGATCCCCAACACTCATGTAAATGCTGGGTAAGCATGGTACGGTGTGGCCCCCTTGTAATTCTAGCACACAGCAGATGGAGACAAAGCATCCCGAGGAAAGCTAGCTGGGCTAGCTGGCTCAGTCAGCAGATGAGAGGGTCTGTGTAAGGTGGAAGCAATCAAGGAAAGAGATGTCAAGTATCAACTGTGGCTTCCCTGCACATATACACTCAAAATCTTTAATTGGTTTATAGAGTAACAATCTTCAAACATAATACAATTAACAAAGTAGCAGCCTAGTTGTTAAAGGCACCTCAGTGTTTCTGTTGTAGGAATTTCAGACCCTATCTTCTTCATGTATTCCAAAATGCTCAAATCCGAATAAGATGGAAAAGACTGCCTATAGGATGAGCATCCATTATATGGAACTCAGAATCTGAAATGAGCCAAAATCCAAACTATTCTGAGCACTGACAGACTGCCACAAGTGGAAAGTTCCTAAGTGAACACTCTGTGGTAAGTCTTGGTTAACTGCGGCAGAGTAAACAGGCTGAGTAAGATTATCTCTAGGCTGAGTAGAGAAGGTAACTAGTACAGCACACACTGCAGTCAGCTCCAGGATGTGAGTGCAGTTTAAAGTTGCTGAATAGAGGTTCTTGGAAAGGCCCCACAGTGACTGTGAGGCTAGGTAAAAAATGTCAAAGCATGATGATTGGACACTTGGTATTCTGTATTGATTCCATTAGCAAAACAATGAGGTAGGGACAGAGTTAGAGCCATGTtcttctggtttgtttggtttggtttatcaGAAAGCCTGTTCTTCCCAGAAGTGGCTATCACAAGTTTAGGCAGAATGACCCACATTCAAAGTAGCTGTGAGCTGTAGGTGGAATGCAGAGCATGCATTACTGCTTGGTTGGGGAGAGCAGCTGGGCTCTGGGGCTGTGGGGAATGGGGACTCTCCTTAGGACTCACGTGTTGTGTCTGGTCTGCTTGGTAAGGTGGTACGGTTCTCAGTGGGTAGCATAccttggttctcctttaaatgagaggaagggagaaggcgTAGGCTGGCAGGAAAGATGTTAGCGTCTGCtctggctcctgtgtggacacCTTTGAGGTTTAGTAAACAGCTGAAGCTCCCCAGCTCCCAAAAATGGGTCCTGTGTACCCCAGCCCACAGAGgatgtgctgggctctgcagtTAGGCTACCTTTTGTTTCAGGATGGACCTCACTCTCCCCACTAGCacatttgtctgaatttgtcCCTGTTAGTGACAACACCCAGTGTGTCTGCTACTCCAGCCAATATAAGCAGTACATGGGCATTTGGTTGTGATGACGTGCAATCCCAGACCACAGACTTGGTACTGATACGAGAAGCACCAGCCATATCTTGagaccatatcacttcctggacCAAGCAGGTCGCTGCCTTATTTATTACACAGGATAGCCACTTGGAGGCAAAGAAACCAATAAGCCCTCTTGCATTCCACAGGCGACATGTGAGCGAGGTTTTGCCGCCATGGAAGAAACACACCAGAAGAAGATTGAAGACCTACAGAGGCAACACCAGCGGGAGCTGGAGAAGCTGCGGGAGGAAAAGGACCGCCTcctggctgaggagacagctgcCACCATCTCAGGTGGGGCTAAGTCCGTGAGCACAGGGGTCCCATGTCTTGGCCTGAACCTGCAGTTCAGAAGACGATTGGCCTTACTTGTTTTTCCCTGAGATTGAAGTTTCCTCCTTATAGATGGTGGTGGGTAAAGGCGGGCAGGGTCTCTGTCCTAGGCCATCCTTTAACTCCCTATGTAagtgaggataaccttgaactcattctccttcctccacctcctcagtgctagagTAACAGACATGTACCACCTGACCCTGTTACTGTATTGCTGGAGACTGAACGTGGCCTCATGCATGTCCAGCAGGTGCTGGACCTTAGGTTTCATTTTGGAGAGAGCTATTTGAAGAGTAAAAGTGAGGCAAGGACTAACTTGAGAAGCCTTTTGAGAGCCTCCAAACTGAGAGCCAGTGTTCCAGCCGTCTGTGACACTGCAGGGCTGGGCCCCAGCAAGTGTCCGTCACTTGGAGTCCTCTTCACCAGAGCATGAGTGTGCTGTGACATGGCCCCAGCAAGTGTGTCTCACTGTCTCCTGTTGTATTCTCTTGTCATGATTAACGACAGCATGGTCAAGTGTGATCCTAGTCTtgacaataaaaacccagagtcagatagatatcagggtgaaagctcaaagagcagagaagcagagcagcaaccAGTAACTTCTTagctctatgaaatctcagaccagATGGGGCTATCCTATCTCTtcaatcctcagactgaatgggcctCCTAAGTACggcatcaaaggcatgagatcccaagtgctgggatcaagggtgtgagccaccactgcccagatctatttcttttagcctggatcaatctcatgtagcccagagtggccttaagctcctgatcttcctgcttcctcctcccgagtattaggattaaagctgtgtgtcaccactgcctggcctctatgattaaccagtggctagctctgccctctgatctccagacaagctttatttgtcagaacacaaacaaaatatcatataatgGTATGGTGGCTTATTTTAGCATCAGGGAAGAAAGTAAACCAGCTCccagacatttttgttttaaaaacccaTGCATGAATATAACATTGACATTTGTCTGATCATTGTGGAGTCTTTTTAATATCACATATAACCTGCCTATAGGCCTTCCAGTGGAAATTAGTTTGTGAATTCTCTCAGCCATTTTTTGGTCCCAGAGAGCTGGATTATGATAGACCAGCCGCTGTGGagtcctgctgctgctggagttGGTGTCAGCAGGGGGCAGACACCGCAGTTGACCTGCCCTTGGCCTTGTGGAGGGATAATGTGGCAGTAGAAAGAGCCACTGCCAGCTGTATCCCTAGATTTTGGTGCTGAGGGGCTGTGTCTTTCCTCTAGCCATTGAAGCCATGAAGAACGCTCACCGGGAGGAGATGGAACGGGAGTTAGAGAAGAGTCAACGGTCTCAGATCAGCAGCATCAATTCGGACATTGAAGCCCTGAGGCGGCAGTACCTGTGAGTCACCTAGCCCTGTGGGAGAGGGCTCCTTTCCCACACCTAAGACAGCTTTGAGCTTGGTCTTGGGGAAGTGAGGAGACCATGGTTGTAAGACAGCCCACACTACCTTGCTCTCCAGGGCAAACACCTCAGAGTTAATTAAGATTGATTTCTAAGATGCAAAGAAACAGATGCAAAAAATGACGTTTAAAAACCATAGcttaagctaggcatggtaacatacatttgtaatcccagc
This Peromyscus leucopus breed LL Stock chromosome 8b, UCI_PerLeu_2.1, whole genome shotgun sequence DNA region includes the following protein-coding sequences:
- the LOC114682562 gene encoding myosin phosphatase Rho-interacting protein isoform X4, whose amino-acid sequence is MSAAKENPCRKFQANIFNKSKCQNCFKPRESHLLNDEDLTQAKPIYGGWLLLAPDGTDFDNPVHRSRKWQRRFFILYEHGLLRYALDEMPTTLPQGTINMNQCTDVVDGEARTGQKFSLCILTPDKEHFIRAETKEIISGWLEMLMVYPRTNKQNQKKKRKVEPPTPQEPGPAKMAVTSSSGSGGGGGSGSSSSSIPSAEKVPTTKSTLWQEEMRAKEQPDGNSLSPVQSPSQSLPPAACTPRETGLESKEDESTMSGDRVDGGRKVRVESGYFSLEKAKQDLRAEEQLPPPLSPPSPSTPHSRRSQVIEKFEALDIEKAEHMETNMPIMTTPSSDTRQGRSEKRAIPRKRDLASEAPTAPLSDACPLSPHRRAKSLDRRSTESSMTPDLLNFKKGWLTKQYEDGQWKKHWFVLADQSLRYYRDSVAEEAADLDGEIDLSTCYDVTEYPVQRNYGFQIHTKEGEFTLSAMTSGIRRNWIQTIMKHVLPASAPDVTSSLPEEKNKSTSSFETCPRPNEKQETEPGEPDPEQKKSRARERRREGRSKTFDWAEFRPIQQARAQERANTVGSSDAGEPGRPEAEPGELERERARRREERRKRFGMLDTVDGPGMEDTALRMDIDRSPCLLGPPDLKTQNVHVEIEQRWHQVETTPLREEKQVPIAPLHLSLEDRSERLSTHELTSLLEKELEQSQKEASDLLEQNRLLQDQLRVALGREQSAREGYVLQTEVATSPSGAWQRLHRVNQDLQSELEAQCRRQELITQQIQTLKHSYGEAKDAIRHHEAEIQTLQARLGNAAAELALKEQALAKLKGELKLEQGKVREQLEDWQHSKAVLSGQLRASEQKLKSTEALLLEKTQELRDLETQQALHRDRQKEVQRLQECIAELSQQLGTSEQAQQLMEKKLKRNYTLLLESCEQEKQALLQNLKEVEDKASACEDQLQGHVQQVEALQKEKLSESCKGSEQVHLLEEELEAREASIRQLAQHVQSLHDERDLIKQQFQELMERVATSDGDVAELQEKLRGREADYQNLEHSHHRVSVQLQSVRTLLREKEEELKHIKEAHERVLEKKDQDLNEALVKMIALGSSLEETEIKLQEKEECLRRFVSDSPKDAKESQSTAEQTEEDSGIFPLGSVTRVFPGFPHSQPEDEDPGAGLGEECSSGSPSREENMVPPKSVDVPDREGHLQSTSKSDQGAPVKRPRIRFSTIQCQRYIHPEGCAKAWTSSTSSDTSQDQSPSEDSVSSEATPSTLPAAADAETYISIIHSLETKLFVTEEKLKDVTVRLESQQGQSQEALLTLHQQWAGTEAQLREQLRASLLQASALASQLEQERQEKATNIEHHPGELEDFQAKNSQALSCLENCWKKLRSLPFADQEEGQDACAASLANIESMLVSAIKALQPWASPADSRTQTEQEKGHSMESSLATPVQQPCQPILNEQEHRKLLSAQIVLEASLINQIADSLKNTTSDVYGVLCELTQSGEWPLKEESAALSAGAPVEIWAKKVLVNGEFWSQVESLSKRLGTLGEAAACTSGDRQQHIPQSLADATWIRAELSYATQSLRELFYHRLQSIQETLQGTQAALQQHKCMLGEILRAYQTPDFERVIQQILETLRHSTGREDQVQTSWDQSPLGEVLRPGTDGSQEPLQAFHQSPEVLAAIQDELAQQLREKASILEEISAALPGLPPTERLGGCQRLLQMSQHLSYDACLEGLGQYSSLLVQDAIIQAQVCYAACRIRLEYEKELRFYKKACQEATGGSCQKRAQAVGALKEEYEELLHKQKSEYQKVITLIEKENTELKAKVSQMDHQQRCLQEAESKHSESMFALQGRYEEEIRCMVEQLSHTENTLQAERSRVLSQLDASVKDRQAMEQQHVQQMKMLEDRFQLKVRELQAVHQEELRALQEHYIWSLRGALSLCQPSHPDSPLAPRPSEPRAVPTAKDEAESMTGLRERIQELEAQMDVMREELGHKELEGDVATLREKYQRDFESLKATCERGFAAMEETHQKKIEDLQRQHQRELEKLREEKDRLLAEETAATISAIEAMKNAHREEMERELEKSQRSQISSINSDIEALRRQYLEELQSVQRELEVLSEQYSQKCLENAHLAQALEAERQALRQCQRENQELNAHNQELNNRLAAEITRLRTLLTGDGGGESTVLPLTQGKDAYELEVLLRVKESEIQYLKQEISSLKDELQTALRDKKYASDKYKDIYTELSIAKAKADCDISRLKEQLKAATEALGEKSPEGTAVSGYDIMKSKSNPDFLKKDRSCVSRQLRNIRSKSLKEGLTVQERLKLFESRDLKKD